A stretch of the Papaver somniferum cultivar HN1 chromosome 6, ASM357369v1, whole genome shotgun sequence genome encodes the following:
- the LOC113287529 gene encoding histone H3.2, with the protein MARTKQTARKSTGGKAPRKQLATKAARKSAPATGGVKKPHRFRPGTVALREIRKYQKSTELLIRKLPFQRLVREIAQDFKTDLRFQSSAVAALQEAAEAYLVGLFEDTNLCAIHAKRVTIMPKDIQLARRIRGERA; encoded by the coding sequence ATGGCTCGTACCAAGCAAACCGCTAGGAAATCAACTGGAGGAAAGGCACCAAGGAAGCAGTTAGCAACCAAAGCTGCTAGGAAATCTGCACCAGCAACCGGAGGAGTCAAGAAACCCCACAGATTTAGGCCAGGAACTGTTGCTCTAAGAGAAATCAGGAAGTACCAGAAGAGTACTGAGCTTTTGATCCGTAAACTTCCGTTTCAGCGTCTGGTTCGTGAAATTGCTCAGGATTTCAAAACTGATTTGAGATTCCAGAGTTCTGCAGTTGCAGCCCTTCAAGAAGCAGCTGAAGCTTACCTTGTTGGACTATTCGAAGACACCAATCTCTGTGCAATTCATGCTAAGAGGGTTACCATCATGCCTAAGGATATTCAACTTGCTCGTAGAATCAGAGGTGAGCGTGCTTAA
- the LOC113285655 gene encoding trans-resveratrol di-O-methyltransferase-like: protein MGSIVTQEMKGNELIQAQTHIWKYAFSYVSPMSLKCVIELGIPDIIHNHGKPITLCHLADALSIPPTKRDSLNRLMRFMIHSGFFSTKRHDENQEEEGYVLTPPSRLLLKDNANTSSSIVLAMVDPFFVTPFHFLTDWFQGSGNTPCEAAHGRSVWDVLEQNHEFGKTFNDAMANDSHLLMNVIVNEGEGVFKNLNSLVDVGGGTGATTQAIVEVYPHLKCMVLELPRVVSSLSGTNNIDFISGDMFKSIPHADAVLMKFILHDWSDGDCVKILKRCKEAIPSREEGGKVIIIDAVIGEDDTKQEHDSITETQLLLDMMMMALVGGKERSEKEWEKLFLEAGFCDYKITPVSGFRSLIEVYP from the exons ATGGGTTCTATTGTTACTCAAGAAATGAAGGGTAATGAGTTGATACAAGCTCAGACTCATATCTGGAAGTATGCGTTCAGTTATGTAAGTCCCATGTCTCTCAAATGTGTTATTGAATTAGGTATACCTGACATAATCCACAACCATGGAAAACCCATAACTCTCTGTCATCTTGCCGATGCTCTCTCTATACCTCCAACCAAAAGAGATTCGTTGAATCGCCTAATGCGTTTTATGATTCATTCGGGCTTCTTTTCGACAAAAAGGCATGATGAGAATCaagaagaggaaggatatgtgcTGACGCCACCTTCAAGGTTATTACTAAAAGATAATGCCAACACATCGTCATCTATCGTGCTCGCAATGGTAGATCCTTTCTTTGTAACGCCTTTCCATTTCCTAACCGACTGGTTCCAAGGGAGCGGAAACACACCATGTGAAGCTGCTCATGGTAGGAGCGTATGGGATGTTTTGGAGCAGAATCATGAATTTGGCAAGACGTTCAATGACGCCATGGCTAATGACTCCCATTTATTGATGAATGTAATCGTCAATGAGGGTGAGGGGGTCTTTAAGAATTTGAATTCTCTGGTTGATGTAGGAGGTGGGACAGGAGCCACAACTCAAGCCATTGTTGAAGTATACCCACACTTGAAATGCATGGTTCTTGAACTCCCGCGTGTGGTGTCAAGCTTGTCAGGTACTAACAACATAGACTTCATCAGTGGTGACATGTTCAAGTCCATTCCTCATGCAGATGCAGTTTTAATGAAG TTCATTCTTCATGATTGGAGCGATGGCGACTGCGTCAAAATACTTAAGAGGTGCAAAGAGGCTATTCCGTCAAGAGAAGAGGGAGGAAAGGTGATTATAATAGATGCGGTGATTGGAGAAGATGATACTAAACAAGAGCACGATTCAATTACAGAAACCCAACTACTCCTAGACATGATGATGATGGCTCTAGTTGGAGGCAAAGAGAGAAGTGAGAAAGAATGGGAAAAGCTTTTCTTAGAGGCAGGGTTTTGTGACTATAAGATAACTCCTGTTTCGGGGTTTAGATCCCTTATAGAGGTTTATCCTTAG